TGGTTCACCGAAAGTACTTGCCCCGCAGTGAGGCTAAAGGGATTCCAGTTATTATTCCATGCTTCGCCATATGGTTCACCAATGTCACCTGTTTTTCCATAAATTTTGGTAGGCTTATCAGCAATCACCTGGAATTTAACTGTGTACATATGTCCTGAAACAAGGGATATTTCTCTATGCCTTATCTGCACATCCCATTTGTTAGTTCCCTTGTTGTCAATATGCACAACATACTTTCCATCCTCCACATCTGTGTAGGCATAGCCCTCAGCAGCCTGGCTCAAGTGCCAGGGCAAACTTATTCCGCTTCTGAAATTTGTGGTTTGAAGAAGTTCTCCTGCATTGCATGTTGACTTGGCTGCCAATAATGCAAACAATGCAGCACCTACTACTGTTAATTTTTTTAACATCTGTTTCCCACCCTTCTTTCAAA
The Pseudobacteroides sp. genome window above contains:
- a CDS encoding carbohydrate binding domain-containing protein translates to MLKKLTVVGAALFALLAAKSTCNAGELLQTTNFRSGISLPWHLSQAAEGYAYTDVEDGKYVVHIDNKGTNKWDVQIRHREISLVSGHMYTVKFQVIADKPTKIYGKTGDIGEPYGEAWNNNWNPFSLTAGQVLSVNQTFTANRDYKAAEFAFHLGGELTGSLPVEIKFVSMSISVPGPITPTLVPTPVRNIRLNQLGYLIHADKKATLKVDSNTVAPIDWQLKDSKGTVVALGKTIPFVSGN